In Halopelagius inordinatus, a single genomic region encodes these proteins:
- the bcp gene encoding thioredoxin-dependent thiol peroxidase has product MLSVGDEAPDFELHDQDGETVSLSDYRGDYVVVYFYPRADTPGCTTEACGFRDEWSEFEDRDVAVVGISDDPVSDLAEFEDDYDLPFPLLSDEDGAVASAYDSYGEKNMFGNTFDGVFRNTYVVGPEGRIVLAYEAVSPDGHADEILSDVDDLTA; this is encoded by the coding sequence ATGCTCAGCGTCGGCGACGAGGCACCCGATTTCGAACTGCACGATCAAGACGGCGAGACGGTTTCGCTGTCGGACTACCGCGGCGACTACGTCGTGGTCTACTTTTACCCTCGGGCGGACACGCCCGGATGTACGACCGAAGCCTGCGGGTTCCGCGACGAGTGGAGCGAGTTCGAAGACCGCGACGTGGCCGTCGTCGGCATCAGCGACGACCCCGTCTCGGACCTCGCGGAGTTCGAAGACGACTACGACCTTCCGTTTCCCCTCCTCTCGGACGAGGACGGCGCAGTCGCGTCGGCGTACGATTCCTACGGCGAGAAGAACATGTTCGGAAACACCTTCGACGGCGTCTTCCGTAACACGTACGTCGTCGGCCCCGAGGGTCGTATCGTCCTCGCGTACGAGGCCGTCTCACCCGACGGCCAC
- a CDS encoding DNA replication complex subunit Gins51 — MNLDELRSVRRTERQKDSLQHLRDSFYEDVADYIAERKAERKRAADDAEDPFSDPDVGRLTDEIETAEEVVEAIYERRVGKVVKLASFAAADMSTDTNGLTAEERALFDDMVRRIKENRRTVLEVLGGKRKVSEHETTQPTPTHDQTNETDGAAVVRDAAPTPESDAPTADDADAAGEDGSGPPTASDAESGDADGGVLADAMGGDSADEADPDSSTEEIPDRPAEGEAAAVTGADDSPDEPGDAAEPAAPAPTDGTDRVTLRITSDVGQIFGVDEREYDLATEDVVTLPTTNAEPLVERGAAERLD, encoded by the coding sequence ATGAACCTAGACGAGTTACGGAGCGTCCGACGGACCGAACGGCAGAAGGACAGCCTCCAGCATCTTCGGGACTCGTTCTACGAGGACGTCGCCGACTACATCGCAGAGCGGAAAGCCGAACGGAAACGCGCGGCGGACGACGCCGAAGACCCCTTCTCGGACCCCGACGTGGGGCGACTCACGGACGAGATAGAGACGGCAGAAGAGGTCGTCGAGGCGATATACGAGCGTCGAGTCGGGAAAGTCGTCAAACTCGCCTCGTTCGCCGCCGCCGACATGAGCACGGACACGAACGGTCTCACGGCCGAGGAGCGAGCGCTGTTCGACGACATGGTGCGTCGCATCAAAGAGAACCGGCGGACGGTCCTCGAAGTGCTCGGCGGCAAGCGGAAAGTGTCCGAACACGAGACGACGCAACCGACGCCGACGCACGACCAGACGAACGAAACCGACGGTGCGGCCGTCGTCCGCGACGCGGCACCGACTCCGGAGTCGGACGCGCCGACGGCCGACGACGCCGACGCCGCGGGCGAGGACGGTTCGGGCCCTCCGACCGCATCCGACGCCGAGTCGGGCGACGCCGACGGCGGCGTCCTCGCGGACGCGATGGGCGGCGATTCGGCGGACGAGGCGGACCCAGACTCCTCGACCGAGGAGATACCGGACCGACCGGCGGAGGGCGAGGCGGCCGCGGTGACGGGGGCCGACGACTCGCCCGACGAACCCGGAGACGCGGCGGAACCCGCCGCACCCGCCCCGACGGACGGGACGGACCGGGTGACGCTCCGAATCACGAGCGACGTGGGCCAGATTTTCGGCGTCGACGAACGGGAGTACGACCTCGCGACGGAGGACGTGGTGACCCTGCCGACGACGAACGCCGAACCCCTCGTCGAACGCGGGGCGGCCGAACGACTCGACTGA
- the priS gene encoding DNA primase small subunit PriS has protein sequence MEARTREYLEGRFGDYYRSVDASLPPAPERREWGYIPWSAGGTTMIRHQSLLDVGDLGDFLHRTAPRHVYFSSARFDDPGAGTMEEKGWRDADLVFDLDADHLPGVDPEETSYADMLAACKDALVRLLDFLDDDFAFEETQVVFSGGRGYHVHVRDESVRHLDSEARREIVDYVRAIDLDVDGLIETASVRGTTRRVLRRRGGWGARVHDRLLELAATLREMDEASALERLQELQGIGEGRAKTIYGQLRHNFDAIREGNVEAGGPGTRILVDALAAEAMREETAPIDEPVTTDTKRLIRLPESLHGGSGLCVRSLDRDDVDSFEPLVDAIPDRFRGRDIKIEVTDPGPTEFGGDSFTLSGGPQSVEECLGVFLMTRGRAEKVRE, from the coding sequence ATGGAGGCGCGCACACGCGAGTATCTGGAGGGGCGTTTCGGCGACTACTACCGGAGCGTCGACGCTTCGTTGCCTCCCGCGCCCGAACGCCGCGAGTGGGGGTACATCCCGTGGAGTGCGGGCGGGACGACCATGATTCGCCACCAGTCGCTTCTGGACGTGGGCGACTTGGGTGACTTCCTCCACCGGACGGCACCTCGACACGTCTACTTCTCGTCTGCGCGGTTCGACGACCCCGGCGCGGGAACGATGGAGGAGAAAGGCTGGCGCGACGCCGACCTCGTCTTCGACCTGGACGCCGACCACCTGCCGGGCGTCGACCCCGAGGAGACGTCCTACGCCGACATGCTCGCGGCGTGCAAAGACGCGCTCGTTCGCCTGCTCGACTTTCTCGACGACGACTTCGCGTTCGAGGAGACGCAGGTCGTCTTCTCCGGCGGGCGGGGGTACCACGTGCACGTCCGGGACGAGAGCGTCCGCCACCTCGACAGCGAGGCCCGCCGCGAAATCGTCGATTACGTCCGCGCGATAGATTTAGACGTGGACGGGCTAATCGAAACCGCGTCGGTTCGCGGGACGACTCGCCGCGTCCTCCGGCGCCGCGGCGGATGGGGCGCACGCGTCCACGACAGACTGCTCGAACTCGCCGCCACCCTCAGAGAGATGGACGAGGCGTCGGCGCTCGAACGACTACAGGAACTGCAGGGCATCGGCGAGGGCCGAGCGAAGACCATCTACGGGCAACTCCGGCACAACTTCGACGCCATCCGCGAGGGCAACGTCGAGGCGGGCGGTCCGGGGACGCGCATCCTCGTGGACGCCCTCGCGGCCGAGGCGATGCGAGAGGAGACGGCCCCGATCGACGAACCGGTCACGACGGACACGAAGCGCCTCATCCGACTGCCCGAGAGCCTCCACGGCGGGTCCGGACTCTGCGTTCGGTCTCTCGACCGCGACGACGTCGATTCGTTCGAACCGCTCGTGGACGCGATTCCCGACCGGTTCCGCGGGCGCGACATCAAAATCGAAGTGACGGACCCCGGGCCGACGGAGTTCGGTGGCGATAGCTTTACACTCAGCGGCGGACCACAGTCCGTCGAAGAGTGCCTCGGGGTGTTTCTGATGACCCGCGGCAGAGCCGAGAAGGTGAGAGAATGA
- a CDS encoding extracellular solute-binding protein has product MKAAGASGVAVGLAGCVSTGGGGDGGGNQETDTPIETGAPTEDITVQWAADSRAADNAEATKKALHDAGLPDNISVEIIAGSQVTNNRQNQYQQWLSGGREEPTLMMMDSGWMIPFIARDQLQNLSQSLPDEMVSTVEDNYFQASVQTAQSPDSGDLFGIPLFPDFPTMQYRKDLLREAGYGDSDFETWATESMSWEEFSKITKEALDANDAQYGYTFQANTYEGLSCCDFNEFMTSYGGAYFGSHDNLFGPIGDRPITVDEQPVIDSIKMVRTLINGEDDEHALDGITGNIAPEAVLQWTEEPSRKPFMNGDAIMHRNWPYSIIAAGAEDVYGEDLGVMPIPYGVEESEAEYEGTGGPVAALGGWHMALNPNSSQQHKRAAVEVMKAMMTEQFQLDIFGIMGWIPPRPELLEADQAQEVDVIGRYLPQLKVAGENAVPRPVTVVWPQQSSQIAKEVNAAYAGEKAPEQAMSDLKSSLEEIEQST; this is encoded by the coding sequence GTGAAGGCGGCAGGTGCATCCGGAGTTGCAGTCGGTCTCGCTGGCTGTGTGAGTACCGGCGGAGGCGGCGACGGGGGCGGTAACCAAGAGACAGATACGCCCATCGAGACGGGCGCACCCACCGAGGACATCACCGTCCAGTGGGCCGCGGACTCGCGCGCCGCAGACAACGCGGAGGCCACGAAGAAGGCGCTTCACGACGCCGGTCTTCCGGACAACATCTCGGTCGAGATTATCGCCGGTTCGCAGGTGACGAACAACCGGCAGAACCAGTACCAGCAGTGGCTCTCGGGCGGCCGCGAGGAGCCGACGCTGATGATGATGGACAGCGGGTGGATGATTCCGTTCATCGCCCGCGACCAACTGCAGAACCTCTCGCAGTCGCTGCCCGACGAGATGGTTTCGACCGTCGAAGACAACTACTTCCAAGCGTCCGTCCAGACGGCACAGAGCCCGGACTCGGGCGACCTGTTCGGGATTCCGCTGTTCCCCGACTTCCCGACGATGCAGTACCGAAAGGACCTGCTCCGAGAGGCGGGCTACGGCGACTCCGACTTCGAGACGTGGGCGACCGAGTCGATGTCGTGGGAGGAGTTCTCGAAAATCACGAAGGAGGCGCTGGACGCAAACGACGCCCAGTACGGATACACGTTCCAAGCCAACACCTACGAGGGTCTCTCCTGTTGTGACTTCAACGAGTTCATGACCTCCTACGGCGGGGCGTACTTCGGCTCTCACGACAACCTCTTCGGCCCCATCGGCGACCGACCCATCACCGTCGACGAGCAACCGGTCATCGACTCCATCAAGATGGTCCGAACGCTCATCAACGGCGAGGACGACGAACACGCCCTCGACGGAATCACGGGCAACATCGCCCCCGAGGCGGTCCTCCAGTGGACCGAAGAACCGTCGCGAAAGCCGTTCATGAACGGCGACGCCATCATGCACCGGAACTGGCCGTACTCGATCATCGCGGCCGGCGCAGAGGACGTGTACGGCGAGGACTTGGGCGTCATGCCCATCCCGTACGGCGTCGAGGAGAGCGAAGCCGAGTACGAGGGCACCGGCGGTCCGGTCGCCGCCCTCGGCGGATGGCACATGGCGCTGAACCCGAACTCGTCGCAACAGCACAAGCGGGCGGCCGTGGAAGTGATGAAGGCGATGATGACAGAACAGTTCCAACTCGACATCTTCGGCATCATGGGTTGGATTCCGCCGCGCCCGGAACTCCTCGAGGCCGACCAGGCACAGGAAGTCGACGTCATCGGCCGCTACCTGCCGCAGTTGAAGGTGGCCGGCGAGAACGCGGTGCCGCGCCCCGTGACCGTCGTCTGGCCCCAGCAGTCCAGTCAGATCGCAAAGGAGGTCAACGCCGCGTACGCCGGGGAGAAAGCTCCCGAGCAGGCGATGTCGGACCTCAAGTCTTCGCTCGAAGAGATAGAACAGAGCACTTAA
- a CDS encoding carbohydrate ABC transporter permease: protein MESLSESAFAYFLLAPALLLMTVIAVYPLIQTFSYSLFANQLTGVERLGEFVGFQNYVALFTGARDASLPSSFLPTFSSQFPFVTNWFNSALMVTLIFTVFSVLFETIIGFGQALILDQDFRGRRWVRVAIIIPWAVPIVIQGMIFFLMFQPNIGFLVGTPGNPSIMNQLGPLSISFTPLRNTADSLFLIIIADVWKTTAFMALLILAGLQSIDRSLYDVAKVSGATKWQQFKMITFPLILPTVLVAMLFRTIAAMRVYGIIETMAGCTTVPSLSCLVVSTFNNSLYATSATVAFVTAALIGIVVSVYIVKFADAEGGF, encoded by the coding sequence ATGGAGTCTCTATCGGAGAGCGCGTTCGCGTACTTCCTTTTGGCTCCGGCGCTACTCCTCATGACAGTCATCGCCGTCTATCCGCTGATTCAGACGTTCAGCTACTCGCTGTTCGCAAATCAGCTGACGGGCGTCGAACGACTCGGGGAGTTCGTCGGCTTCCAAAACTACGTGGCTCTCTTCACGGGTGCACGCGACGCGTCGCTCCCGTCGAGTTTCCTCCCGACGTTCTCGTCGCAGTTCCCGTTCGTGACGAACTGGTTCAACAGCGCGCTGATGGTGACGCTCATATTCACCGTCTTCAGCGTGCTGTTCGAGACAATCATCGGCTTCGGTCAGGCGCTCATCCTCGACCAGGACTTCCGCGGTCGGCGGTGGGTGCGCGTGGCCATCATCATCCCGTGGGCCGTCCCCATCGTCATCCAGGGGATGATCTTCTTCCTGATGTTCCAGCCGAACATCGGGTTCCTCGTCGGAACGCCCGGAAATCCGTCGATAATGAACCAGCTCGGGCCGCTGAGCATCAGCTTCACGCCGCTGAGAAACACCGCCGACTCGCTGTTTCTCATCATCATCGCCGACGTCTGGAAGACGACGGCGTTCATGGCGCTTCTCATCCTCGCGGGTCTGCAGAGCATCGACCGGTCTCTGTACGACGTCGCGAAGGTGTCGGGCGCGACGAAGTGGCAGCAGTTCAAGATGATCACCTTCCCGCTCATCCTGCCGACGGTGCTGGTCGCGATGCTGTTCCGCACCATCGCGGCGATGCGGGTGTACGGTATCATCGAGACGATGGCGGGGTGTACGACCGTGCCCTCGCTGTCGTGTCTCGTGGTGTCGACGTTCAACAACTCATTGTACGCCACGTCCGCGACGGTGGCGTTCGTCACGGCGGCGCTCATCGGCATCGTCGTCTCCGTCTACATCGTCAAGTTCGCGGACGCTGAAGGAGGGTTCTGA
- a CDS encoding carbohydrate ABC transporter permease — protein MPGKKQTDGGTNVGTAQDADISRGPLERWVGKVIKNPKRAYRAMFYVATFFFLVTTLFPFYWLLVLALTPNNLISNMGLVPKGFNPEVFVLMFERVPFHLFMFNSFVLGIATTVIVLLLASLAGYVFGRLRFPGKSVLMLAILAISYFPPAAFFLPLFELFTGNLAVSLGPLTISSPDLFNTPAPMVLPFSALFMPLSIFILTTFYGQIPDGLEDAARVEGTTRLGALFRVIIPLSAPGVATAGVLTFISVYNEFFFSFLMNNGEANSWAPIVAGILKYQGQFDTPYNLMAAASIVGVLPVAILVIIAQEKIVSGLTAGALKE, from the coding sequence ATGCCCGGAAAGAAACAAACTGACGGCGGAACGAACGTTGGGACGGCGCAGGACGCGGACATCTCCAGGGGTCCGCTCGAACGGTGGGTCGGCAAAGTCATCAAGAACCCGAAACGGGCGTACAGAGCGATGTTCTACGTCGCCACGTTCTTCTTCTTGGTGACCACGCTGTTCCCGTTCTACTGGCTGTTGGTGCTCGCGCTGACGCCGAACAACCTCATCTCGAACATGGGGCTGGTCCCGAAGGGGTTCAACCCCGAGGTGTTCGTTCTGATGTTCGAGCGGGTGCCGTTCCACCTGTTCATGTTCAACAGCTTCGTGCTCGGCATCGCCACGACGGTCATCGTGTTGCTGTTGGCCAGCCTCGCGGGGTACGTCTTCGGACGCCTCCGATTCCCCGGGAAGTCCGTGCTGATGCTCGCCATCCTGGCGATATCGTACTTCCCGCCGGCGGCGTTCTTCCTGCCGCTGTTCGAGCTTTTCACCGGCAACCTCGCCGTCTCGCTGGGACCGCTCACCATCTCCAGTCCGGACCTGTTCAACACGCCGGCACCGATGGTGCTCCCGTTTAGCGCGCTGTTCATGCCGCTTTCCATCTTCATCCTCACGACCTTCTACGGGCAGATTCCCGACGGGTTAGAGGACGCGGCGCGGGTCGAGGGGACGACGCGACTCGGAGCGCTGTTCCGGGTCATCATCCCCCTCTCCGCGCCGGGGGTCGCCACCGCGGGCGTCCTCACGTTTATTAGCGTGTACAACGAGTTCTTCTTCTCGTTCCTCATGAACAACGGGGAGGCGAACTCGTGGGCGCCAATCGTCGCGGGCATCCTGAAGTACCAAGGGCAGTTCGACACGCCCTACAACCTGATGGCGGCGGCGAGCATCGTCGGGGTCCTCCCGGTCGCCATCCTCGTCATCATCGCACAGGAAAAGATCGTCAGCGGACTAACCGCCGGAGCACTCAAGGAGTAA
- a CDS encoding ABC transporter ATP-binding protein, with the protein MGEVKLEHVTKRYADVTAVDDMNVEIRDNEFVCLVGPSGCGKSTTMEMIAGLTKPTEGKVFIAGHDVTNLPPKDRGIAMVFQNIALFPHMDVYDNISFGLRLRDFEKEEIDRRVERASDIVQLEGMLDRMPDEMSGGQRQRVAIARAIVRNPEVFLMDEPLANLDAKLRVHMRTELQRLHKELDTTIIYVTHDQAEAMTMSDRIAVIDSGELQQIDPPLTCYNEPKNLFVAGFIGSPAMNFVDGEVRENGFHGENVEVEFDPADHGLSVGDEVTLGIRPEDVYLTRDSEISTPTRVIDAKTDVLEPMGDEIFVYLLLDEEAGTDLDDMAGDAFAGQLLMSVDPDSDIEEDEDVDVVLDRSRVHLFDTNSGEAIVHGITSKMPATSADETPAEGDD; encoded by the coding sequence ATGGGAGAAGTCAAACTCGAACACGTAACGAAACGCTACGCCGACGTAACGGCCGTCGACGACATGAACGTCGAAATCAGGGACAACGAGTTCGTCTGCCTCGTCGGACCCTCCGGGTGTGGGAAGTCCACGACCATGGAGATGATAGCCGGCCTCACCAAACCCACGGAGGGGAAGGTGTTCATCGCCGGTCACGACGTGACGAACCTGCCGCCGAAAGACCGCGGCATCGCGATGGTGTTCCAGAACATCGCGCTGTTCCCGCACATGGACGTCTACGACAACATCTCGTTCGGTCTGCGCCTCCGCGACTTCGAGAAAGAGGAGATAGACCGACGGGTCGAACGCGCTTCCGACATCGTCCAGTTGGAGGGGATGCTCGACCGGATGCCCGACGAGATGTCGGGCGGACAGCGACAACGCGTCGCCATCGCACGCGCCATCGTCCGCAACCCCGAAGTGTTCCTGATGGACGAACCCCTCGCGAACCTCGACGCGAAACTCCGCGTCCACATGCGGACGGAACTCCAGCGACTCCACAAGGAACTGGACACGACCATCATCTACGTCACTCACGACCAAGCGGAGGCGATGACGATGTCCGACCGCATCGCGGTCATCGACTCGGGTGAACTCCAGCAGATAGACCCGCCGTTGACCTGCTACAACGAACCGAAGAACCTGTTCGTCGCGGGCTTTATCGGCTCTCCGGCGATGAACTTCGTAGACGGGGAAGTCAGAGAGAACGGCTTCCACGGCGAGAACGTCGAAGTCGAGTTCGACCCCGCGGACCACGGCCTCTCGGTGGGCGACGAGGTGACTCTCGGAATCCGCCCCGAGGACGTCTACCTGACGCGGGACTCCGAAATCTCGACGCCGACGCGGGTGATAGACGCGAAAACCGACGTGCTCGAACCGATGGGCGACGAGATATTCGTCTACCTCCTCTTAGACGAGGAGGCGGGGACGGACCTAGACGACATGGCAGGCGACGCGTTCGCTGGCCAACTGCTGATGAGCGTCGACCCCGACTCGGATATCGAAGAGGACGAGGACGTAGACGTCGTTCTCGACCGCTCTCGCGTCCACCTCTTCGATACGAACTCCGGTGAGGCCATCGTCCACGGCATCACCTCGAAGATGCCCGCCACGAGTGCGGACGAGACGCCCGCGGAAGGAGACGACTGA
- a CDS encoding Gfo/Idh/MocA family protein, which yields MNSETSVRVGIIGLGNIGHYHADRLFELGANLVGGLDIQSDARRRFADKYDVNAYEEKGQLFADVDAVIITTPNRFHEEYAVAALEAGLDVLLEKPLAHSLESAENIVAAADDADGFCMVGFNNRFGSPVEVIKHYQSEGRFGDLQHVEANYMRRRGIPGRGSWFTSENIAGGGSVIDIGVHAIDLSLFFLDFPEIEEVSAVTRSQFGNRDDYAFVEMWGEDVGPEGFDVDDSASAFIRCEGGKTISLEVAWATNRPTNDEFFLRGTDAGALFDRGSHDLTLYESGVGGRNHLTESDVETQSNDTHKSEQEIFLEAVELGEAPGVNTPEQGLEVQRVIDAIYRSSETGRAVRLDGTSTIPEVTPSDD from the coding sequence ATGAATTCCGAGACCTCGGTACGCGTCGGTATTATCGGCCTCGGCAATATCGGGCATTACCACGCCGACAGATTGTTCGAACTCGGGGCCAATCTCGTCGGGGGGCTCGACATCCAATCCGACGCCCGCCGCCGGTTCGCCGACAAGTACGACGTCAACGCCTACGAAGAGAAGGGACAGTTGTTCGCAGACGTCGACGCCGTCATCATCACCACGCCGAACAGATTCCACGAAGAGTACGCAGTCGCGGCCCTAGAGGCCGGTCTGGACGTCCTCTTAGAGAAACCGCTCGCGCATTCGCTCGAATCCGCGGAGAACATCGTCGCCGCCGCGGACGACGCCGACGGGTTCTGTATGGTCGGGTTCAACAACCGGTTCGGAAGCCCGGTGGAAGTGATAAAACACTACCAATCTGAGGGCCGGTTCGGCGACCTCCAACACGTCGAAGCCAACTACATGCGCCGACGCGGCATCCCCGGCCGGGGGTCGTGGTTCACGTCCGAGAACATCGCGGGCGGCGGGTCCGTCATCGACATCGGGGTCCACGCCATCGACCTCTCGCTTTTCTTCTTGGACTTCCCGGAGATAGAGGAGGTGTCTGCGGTCACTCGCTCGCAGTTCGGGAACCGCGACGACTACGCGTTCGTCGAGATGTGGGGCGAAGACGTCGGCCCCGAGGGGTTCGACGTGGACGACTCCGCGTCGGCGTTCATCCGGTGTGAGGGCGGCAAGACCATCTCGCTCGAAGTCGCGTGGGCGACGAACCGGCCGACGAACGACGAGTTCTTCCTCCGCGGGACGGACGCCGGCGCACTGTTCGACCGGGGCAGCCACGACCTGACCCTCTACGAGTCGGGCGTGGGTGGACGGAACCACCTCACCGAGAGCGACGTCGAGACGCAGTCGAACGACACCCACAAATCCGAACAGGAGATATTCCTGGAGGCCGTCGAACTCGGCGAAGCGCCCGGCGTGAACACGCCCGAACAGGGTCTCGAAGTCCAACGCGTCATCGACGCCATCTACCGGTCCTCGGAGACGGGGCGGGCGGTGCGACTCGACGGAACGAGTACGATTCCCGAAGTGACTCCGAGCGACGACTGA
- the trmB gene encoding HTH-type sugar sensing transcriptional regulator TrmB — protein MADDLRLTMERVGDRFNLGEYEIDAYLAVLEHGELTASEIADRTDIPQPRVYDTVRSLSDRGLVELRESRPMKIVAVNPEDAFGNIQTSLGELINELEARYTAPARDTEAVSLVKSRSTILRYIEEIIDNAEYELVLSVTPDLLRRFRDDLAEAIDGGVSVDLLVTPAARAPSPEEFDYLEVATRARARRGITTPVLAVADGEYSVYATQDALRDDRDRYGVIFNRSALGFLVSGFFGTVLWTTAETLATDGKRRPFPRRYASVRRAVKDVRELDGPFYASVAGRDIETGDPVVVEGRVHRTEFEESEEVASLEVETEEGVVSVGGLVAALEDVEAQEILLGRDSVPDRDSIV, from the coding sequence ATGGCAGACGACCTTCGGTTGACGATGGAACGCGTCGGGGACCGATTCAATCTCGGGGAGTACGAGATAGACGCCTATCTCGCGGTCCTCGAACACGGCGAACTCACCGCATCGGAGATCGCGGACCGAACCGACATCCCGCAACCGAGAGTGTACGACACCGTCCGGAGTCTCTCGGACCGGGGACTGGTCGAACTCCGCGAGTCCAGACCGATGAAGATAGTCGCCGTCAACCCCGAAGACGCGTTCGGCAACATCCAGACGTCGCTCGGCGAACTCATAAACGAACTCGAAGCGCGGTACACCGCGCCCGCCCGCGACACCGAGGCCGTCTCGTTGGTGAAGTCGCGGTCGACCATCCTCCGCTACATCGAGGAGATAATCGACAACGCGGAGTACGAACTCGTGCTCTCGGTGACGCCGGACCTCCTCCGTCGCTTCCGCGACGACCTCGCGGAGGCCATCGACGGCGGCGTCAGCGTCGACCTCCTCGTGACGCCCGCGGCGCGCGCGCCGTCGCCCGAGGAGTTCGACTACCTCGAAGTCGCGACTCGCGCCCGCGCCCGACGCGGTATCACGACGCCCGTTCTCGCCGTCGCGGACGGCGAATACTCCGTCTACGCGACGCAGGACGCCCTCCGCGACGACCGGGACCGCTACGGCGTCATCTTCAACCGCTCTGCGCTCGGCTTCCTCGTCTCGGGCTTCTTCGGGACCGTCCTCTGGACGACGGCCGAGACGCTCGCGACCGACGGGAAGCGCCGCCCGTTCCCGCGCCGGTACGCTTCCGTCCGCCGCGCCGTGAAGGACGTCCGCGAACTCGACGGCCCGTTCTACGCCTCCGTCGCGGGCAGAGACATCGAGACGGGCGACCCCGTCGTCGTCGAGGGGCGCGTCCACCGGACGGAGTTCGAAGAGTCGGAGGAAGTCGCCTCGCTGGAAGTCGAGACGGAGGAGGGCGTCGTCTCCGTGGGCGGACTCGTCGCCGCACTCGAAGACGTCGAAGCCCAAGAGATTCTCCTCGGACGCGACTCGGTGCCGGACCGAGACAGTATCGTCTGA
- a CDS encoding proteasome assembly chaperone family protein: MFGRSKQSPDFRITHDSDPSETLLVGLSSFGFAGLTAADYLVNHLNLEQQGHLTVEGLPAITPFEDGRPRHHTRLFSRDDLDVTVLVGDLFVPAAVGQTFADAIAEWTAANGVEEIGVLAGVPVPHGPDGHQTYFVATDGYRERRLDDSDVRPMGKGFLDGVNAALVERGLTSPLEVAVYVTPVHAQAPDVEASIRLVEAVESVYGLGIDSAPLEAFAAEVRQHYSELAERMQEREGELPEDRMYM, from the coding sequence ATGTTCGGTCGCTCGAAGCAGTCGCCAGACTTCCGCATCACCCACGACAGCGACCCGAGCGAGACGCTCCTCGTCGGCCTCTCCTCGTTCGGGTTCGCGGGACTCACCGCCGCGGACTACCTCGTGAATCATCTGAACCTCGAACAACAGGGGCACCTGACGGTCGAGGGTCTCCCCGCGATTACACCGTTCGAAGACGGACGGCCGCGTCACCACACGCGACTGTTCTCGCGGGACGATTTGGACGTGACCGTCCTCGTCGGCGACCTGTTCGTCCCCGCCGCCGTCGGGCAGACGTTCGCCGACGCCATCGCCGAGTGGACGGCCGCGAACGGCGTCGAAGAGATAGGCGTCCTCGCGGGCGTCCCCGTGCCGCACGGACCCGACGGCCACCAGACGTACTTCGTCGCCACCGACGGCTATCGGGAGCGACGACTCGACGACAGCGACGTCCGACCGATGGGAAAGGGGTTCCTCGACGGCGTCAACGCCGCACTCGTCGAACGAGGGTTGACCTCGCCGCTCGAAGTCGCCGTCTACGTCACGCCCGTCCACGCGCAGGCGCCGGACGTCGAGGCGTCGATTCGACTCGTCGAAGCCGTCGAGTCGGTCTACGGCCTCGGCATCGATTCCGCCCCACTGGAGGCGTTCGCGGCGGAGGTGCGCCAACACTACAGCGAACTCGCAGAACGGATGCAGGAACGGGAGGGGGAACTCCCCGAAGACCGGATGTACATGTAA